The following DNA comes from Gadus chalcogrammus isolate NIFS_2021 chromosome 12, NIFS_Gcha_1.0, whole genome shotgun sequence.
GACACGGCCATGTTCTGTCTCAGTAGCATCAAGGCCAaggtgtgtgacacacacacacacacacacacacacacacacacacacacacacacacacacacacacacacacacacacacacacacacacacacacacacacacacacacacacacacacacacacacacacacacacacacacttccccttGCTGTTAGCATTAGCGACTCGATTGCATTCAGGAGACAATGGGTACAGGATCGTGTTGATCACAGTGTTTGACTTCCAGCGAAAGCTACTAGGTTCAATCCCCATCTTCAAAACCTACCCCTAGGCATCCTATGGCGAGATGCAAAatcctacctgctcattaatgacatgtGTGTATAGTATAAATATTGCTTAATTTAAAGTGTCAAAAGCCTTTATTGTGGCCTTAATTCATTCCTCCTTCTAGGCCTTGGGGGAGATCTCCAAGGGGGACATGCTGGCTGCCGACAgcctggtggagggagaggagcactTCCACATCTCCGAAGACGAGGAGGACAACGAGGAGGACAAGATGTCCCTGGCCTCTGACCtagatgaggaagagagggacgaggtggaggagcaggagatgcAGCTGGATATGCTGGAGAAGCAGAAGAAAAAGTAAGGGCGCTTGTGTGTCTTATGGTCTGAGGGGAACCACTGGATCGGAGTCTAAACTGTTTGCCGAGTTAAGAAAGGTTTTGTGTAGTTTTTGTTCTAtattaaataaattgtatttatgttGTTATCTCTTATGGTAGCCCCAATaacaattgtttcaaataatgCCATGTAAAACAATATCTTGTATAGATCATAATTCTTTCCAACCCTTTGTAGAACAGCTCGCTAGCACTTCCTAGTGTAAAGATTTCAATATTTATAGATAAAAAGGGtagtaaaaataaaacatagcaGAGGTAAATAAATAACCCCtatagtaaaaaaaatgtacgcCGGCAAGGTTGGTTGAGGTAAGAGTTTCATTGGCTTGTATAGTAAACTGCGTTTTGTTGTACTCCAGGGTGGCCTTGAAGGAGGCAAAGGCAGCAGccgagaaagagaaggaggaggaagaggaggaggaggaggagaagggcccAGGAGGTCTGCTGGTGAACTTTGAAGACAAAGATGTgaagagagagcgtgagacCAACCTGTGGTTCAGCAAGGTTTGTTTGACTGTTCACCTTTAATTCGCCttcctgtctttgtctctcagaTGCGCACAGAAGGGACATAAGAGGCCAACGTGTGTGGTGTAGCTAGATTGTACGTGAAGATGGATTTAGAGGATATATTTTGACGAAGACGGCTGTTTACTCTTCAGGGGATCTTCTCCGAAATCGACCTGGAGAAGGACGCGGAGAATGAACTCCAACAGACCGAGAAGCTGCAGAGCCAGGAGGCACTAGGTTATAATCTTTCTTATTATGGTTGTTATTATTGGGAAAGGTCCAGCGATAACTCATGAAGCCATTTTTCGTAATAACAATAAGAACCTTTGTGGTTTCAGAACAAAGCCGTGAGGGtgagctggaggaagaggaggtgacagCTGACCAACCAGAGGCGGAGGCGGGACCAACACAGAAAACCGAGGATGCATATAACAGTGACTCGGACTCGGACAGTAGTGATGATGAACCGTAAGAAATCATTATTCATGTTGTGTTccctggtaaaaaaaaataaatgaagcaCATTTGGTTAATATTTGTTGTGCCTTTTTAGGGACATTACGACAATGAGGCGAGGCAAAGGGGCCGGCGGGCTGAAGGCCAAAGCCGCTAAGGAGGACTTCCAGGTTGTTCCCGTGGAGCGCAGCAGTGAGTACAACCCTCGACCCTACTTTAAAATGGGGGGACATTCGCTCATCTGCTCAAGATCACCAGAGCCGGCATCAAACTCAAGAGGCTGCTAGGTTTAGGAACGTCCTCTTGAATCGGATTGATAACTAATAAATGCATACCTGAATGGGACCGGATTTTCAAGTGTGTTTttataaatgataatttttACATTCAGTCAGCTCTGAATGAGGGATCTCAGGTGTGTAATGAGGTCTCTTAATTTCTCTTTGCGCCAGACAAGAGACACAGAGTGCTGGATGCAGAAGGCTTGGCCCTGGGCTGTCAGATCGCCTCGTCCAAGAAGCGGGGCAGAGACCTCATGGACGACTCCTTCCACAGGTGTGTGTGACCGGACCTTCGTCTAATCCCACCCAGATGATATTGTTTGAAGTTTGATGACATTTACTATAAGGGCCCGCGAAGTGAACACAAACTCATGCAGACTGTCCTCTGCAGAAATATACCCTCAAAATCCCTTCTGAAAGCTTAGTCCACATTCGGCAGAACAAAACCATAACGATACTAGCAGTTGCTATTACATTATAATCGTACCATAGCGAAATGaaaatctttgtgtgtgtggttaggttGGCATTTTccacttgtttttttaaaagatgGCATCCAAGTGCTATCCTCCGGGTCGCGAGCGCCGAACCATTATTCCGCTGTGGCTGTTTGAGTACCACTGTACTGACCCCGTGTCCCATGGTGGCGTGTCCCACCAGGTTCGCCAACTCCGAGGGCCAGTGGGAGGTGCCCGAGTGGTTCTTCGACGACGAGCGGAAGCACCGCAAGAAGCCGGTGCCGGTGACCCAGGCGATGGTGGACGAGTTCAAGCAGAAGTGGAAGGAGATCAACGCCCGGCCCATCAAGCGCGTGGCCGAGGCCAAGgccaggaagaagaagagggtgagagggggggcgggCAGCACAGGGCACCCTTGGATGTGTTCATCTGAACGGTCCAAAGCCAGAGGAATATGATGTAGGGCTGTGCgattaataaaaaatgtattgcgatttcgatttttgCGTCAACGCAAAAAACTATTTCTTCATTATTTTCAATCTCAACATTTTCTATTTCAAAGTTTTCTGTATTTTCTTTAGGGGGAAGTTTTTAAGTACTcatttacaaagtgttttttggagggaagaaatgcatcatgttttcaaactcataaataatcgtttgaataatcgtgatttcaatattgaccaaagcggttgtgattatttttttccattatCGAGCAGCTCTCGTATGATGGCACTTATGTTCTCTTCTTGACCACTGAGAAGGGTCTGGATATAGAAAGTGTTCGTTTGCGTGACTGAAGGGGAGGTTGTCAAAAGGAATGCTGCTCTTGCTaagattttaatttattttctatgtGTGCGTCTccagatgatgaagaagatggagTCCGCGAAGAAGAAGGCAGAGGCCGTGGTGGACACAGTCGACATCTCCGAAAAAGAGAAAATGTCCGCGCTCAAGAGGTACGGCAAACCACCGCCAATGCTGTGTATATATCTATCAGCGCCCATGCTATTAGCGTCCATGGTATTAGCATCTTGGCTCGCGACTACGAATGAACCATCTCTCTTGTCGTTTCGTCCTCCCACAGCATCTACAAGAAGGCGGGcgtggggaaggaggagaagcggGAGGTGACGTACGTCGTGGCCAAGAAGGGCTCGGGGGGCAGGGTGGGCCGGCCGTCCGGCGTCAAGGGACACTTCAAGGTGGTGGACAGCCGCATGAAGAAGGACATGCGGGGCATGCAGCGCAAAGAGCAGCGCAGCAAGGGCGGGAAAGGCGGCAAAGGCGGGAAAGGCGGGAAAGGCAAAGGCGGCAAGCCCGGTATGGGCGGTAAACCCAAGGGATCCAAACCAGGGAAAGGAAGAGTACCGAAGGGCGGAAGGAAAGGAAAATGAGCTTTGGACCGGTGACTGGtggactttttctttttctgtctttttgttCTTTGGAAGACAGGTCTGAGAGGTTGAATGGAGGGCATCTACAGAGCCACGACAGCGGTCACATCTTTGGCTTGTGTCGTTGGTGGAAGTCAAAGTTGACACCCTTTTATAATAACCTGTTGACCTTCACATTGATGATGCATACGTCTCGTGAAGTTTGGAAAGCTTTCGGGTGTCTAATTATAGGATGTCGGTTTCTCTCTGTATAGACTTTTTGTGTGTGGGCTAATTAAAACCAATCAATAGATGAGTTTGCTCTATAATACACATAAAATATGAATGCATATACATAATATTACAAATGTTTGTAAATGTCACATCATTGTCAACCTTTAGCTGATATTGCATATTTTGCAATagaaaaccaataaaaaaaaacatctaaattttttttttgtactattGGATGAAATTAAGTTGCATCTCTACAAACCCGATTCAATGTATTGATAGATTTTTCTGGATTATCTGTGACAATGCTTTCCTTCATTACAATTATAAGTATacagctttaaaaaaaatagcattACTTTAATCATGGCAGTGTTAATAGTTAAAACCCATTAGCAATCATTATCCCATGCTTTAATGCTAATCTACATTTGATTCAGATGTGCTGATCATCTACAATCGAAGTATTTATGTCACGTTTAATCACATTGTCGTTCCGGAAGTGTTCTGTGCTGGAACTACAAGAGCGCAGTTTGGTTCCGGAAGTAAACATACAGCACCGTTCGCTCATGGAGCTTGCTGTCACGTCCGAAGATTCAGCTCGGGCAAATGTCAGGTCGTCGATTACTTCTACCGGTGAACTAATATCGTCTGATACATTTCCACCATATACCATCGTGTCACCATCCTCTGGTTCGTGGTAAGTATACCTTGGATGGTTACGCTCTATTCACTGTTTACACTCCGTCCGGTGGCGCGAACTAAGTTGAAGGGACTCCCTCTCCGATTCTCAGCCACAAACTAGATAACAACCGCTTCATCGAGCCATGAAGCATTGTAATTtgtatgattttttttgtttaagaTAAGGCGTGTTGATGCCACGGATCCACTGATCACCATGTCACAATTCCGTGTGGGACTGCGCCTCGTCGTCCTCATGTGCAGTCTGGCTGCACTTGTACGGACAGAAGAGGAATGGCTTGACCCCTACGATATGTTGAACTACGATGCAGGCACGAAAACGATGAAAAAACAAGGTACAAAAGAGGTAGGGTGGTGACTCTTTTGATTTTTTTGAACATTTTGACCAAATGTTGTGGATGGAGGCCCATAACAATGTCTTTGGTTTGGTCTGTGTATGTACCGCAATGACACTGGTTCTAAACTTCGATGTTCTCACCCATTGCTGTCTCGCTGTTAAGAGCCAGTGTGCTCACTGTTAAGAGCCAGTGAACAAAAATCACTTTGTTTTAAACGTAGTTATTTGTCttatatgatcgtcaacatagtTATATATGCCATCGGTCTCCAATTTAGAGGAAAAAGGGGTAAAATCCTATTTTGTTGCCATTCGCCTCAAACCAGAATGTGAACGGTCCCACCTGCTGAGGAGGCAGGTGCCGGGGTTTGTGGACTTGGGATAGTATAAAGCTACGGTGTGATGCAgatttcatatacaacatcgcTAATTATAACGCTCAACAGTTACACAACGACTGTACTAAGAAAGTTTCATGAAGTTGGCGTGGGTCAGAACCATGCAGCTCTCAATTTGTTAACGTTGTTTTACAGCCAACAACGTATCCCAACGTTCCCACTAAAAGAAGGGAACATGCCGAAGAAGATATGGATTGTAGCAGTCAAGTTTCGGCGTTAAAAACAGAGGTTAGTAATGTTTGGCATTATTTATTTGAGGACACACACCCGCCACACGATCAAAGCATTATCtttcattaaaaagaaaatccttgatccaaaaaaaatacaatccaAAAGGGAAATAAAAAATCTACCACTTTCGTAATCCTGTATACGGTTCTTCCTCTATAGGTTGAAGATCTGCGGAAGAGCATTGCATCTATTTCACAGCAGCCCACATGCAGCCCTGTTTTTAGGAGATTCTTGACCAGATTTCTGAAGCTGATCGAGAAAGTTGGCTTGGTAGGTTATTTCAAGTGGTTAACCTATTCATGCacaaaaaaaatccactttggCTCCTCCTAGCGATGTCGATCTGGCCCACTGCTGAACTCTCCGTGGCCATGCCTAAAGATGGAAGTTGCGGCAGAAGTTTTAAAATGCGAATGAAACAGAAACCATATGTATCTTttaatcatcatcataatcataatgCTTTATGTTGTATTTCATCATTCCTCACAGCTCTTCTTTCTTCTGTCCCTCTTGCTTTAACTACATTAGTACCAAACAGGGCAATATTTCTaaaggtattttattttatttccagcCCACCGACAACACGGACAGCTTCTATAACGCTAAAGTGAAAGTCACCAGACGGGGTGTCACAGAGATCCAGAAGTTTCTGGAGTCGGGTGAGATCTGGCAGCAAGGGGCAATGGACGACGTGCTCAGCCAACTGTTGATAGACGTGAAACCTTTGGACTTCGAGGCCTGGAAGTGGCGTTTTGAGGACGTCTTCGGAGTGGAAATTGATACTGTCTTGAAAGTAAGCACACTTCAACGTTAGTGTTCATACCCAAGAAGCCTTTGGTCGGAACTAATATGACCATGTCGTATAGGTTGGATAAGGAGAATACTCTAGAAATCTCATGAGGGCataactaaataataataaggtaCAACCAAGTCCAGTATGAATTGAAGTATAACATGCGTTCACCCCCCTTCCCGATGCAGGTGTTTCTCTGCGTCCTCGTCATAGCGGCGGTCATCTGCACTCAGCTGTGGGCCGTGGTCTCCTGGTTCGTCCAGTTCAAACGGATGTTCGCAGTCTGTTTCCTCGTCAGCATTGTGTGGAACTGGTTCTACCTGTACAAGGTAACAGCGATGCCTCTCTTACCTTACAGCCATGCAGTGCACCCACTTTCTCTTCCAAACGGCACCTCttatgtgtgttatgtgtgctcCTCAGATTGAATTTGCCCAGCACCAGAGCCGACTCGCGAAGATGGACACGGCGTATGAGAAATGCACTGGAATGAAGAAAATCGACTGGACTGATAATTTAAAAGGTAAGCTGGAGCCGTGAGTACACATGCATACGTGGGTGTTGTGCATACAGATATTGCTTATTCAATGGCAGTGTTGATTTTGTGAAATAAGTATTCAGTTATATATTAAGGATTTTTTTCAGAAACATTTACTTAGCACATTTCTTTTTCGGTTTCAGAATGGTACAGGACTACCTGGACTCTGCAGGATGACCCCTGCAATGAGTATTATAAAGACCTCATGGTCAGTCCATTCCTACTGGTGCCTCCTTCGAAGGTGAGTCTACTGTGCTTTAGGGCtgtacaatttattattattaatcgcAATGCCTCTATTGGCCTCCGAGAAAATTCAGTTTTCATTCTGGAAGAAAAATAAGACGTGCATGTAGCTGTGGTTTAAGCAGAAGACTCTGAGCTGAATGGTTGATAACATCCTTCATCCCTTCTCCAGGCCTTCTCGgtcaccat
Coding sequences within:
- the LOC130393123 gene encoding pre-rRNA 2'-O-ribose RNA methyltransferase FTSJ3-like translates to MGKKSKIGKARKDKFYHLAKETGYRSRSSFKLIQLNRKFQFLQKARALVDLCAAPGGWLQVASKFMPISSLIIGVDLVPIRAIPNVVTLQEDITTDKCKQAIRKELQTWKVDVVLNDGAPNVGANWQHDAFTQAHLTLMALKLACEFLNKGGSFITKVFRSKDYQPLLWIFQQFFKKVQATKPQASRNESAEIFVVCQGFLAPDKIDSKFFDPKHAFKEVEVQAKTVKELIPVKKPKAEGYTDGDLTLYHSFTLSEFLKAENPVDFLGKASTITLDSLELESQEITTDEVKECCRDIKVLGRKDLRLLLNWRTKLRRYLSKKIKDEAKQRDQEIVLNSDEEDDDSDTDVKPDKPVKVDAAEGEGETATEKEDEAENEAMVTQLAELKAEEIADLRRKKKKLLKERRKQRERVELKMDLPGVSIADNEDTAMFCLSSIKAKALGEISKGDMLAADSLVEGEEHFHISEDEEDNEEDKMSLASDLDEEERDEVEEQEMQLDMLEKQKKKVALKEAKAAAEKEKEEEEEEEEEKGPGGLLVNFEDKDVKRERETNLWFSKGIFSEIDLEKDAENELQQTEKLQSQEALEQSREGELEEEEVTADQPEAEAGPTQKTEDAYNSDSDSDSSDDEPDITTMRRGKGAGGLKAKAAKEDFQVVPVERSNKRHRVLDAEGLALGCQIASSKKRGRDLMDDSFHRFANSEGQWEVPEWFFDDERKHRKKPVPVTQAMVDEFKQKWKEINARPIKRVAEAKARKKKRMMKKMESAKKKAEAVVDTVDISEKEKMSALKSIYKKAGVGKEEKREVTYVVAKKGSGGRVGRPSGVKGHFKVVDSRMKKDMRGMQRKEQRSKGGKGGKGGKGGKGKGGKPGMGGKPKGSKPGKGRVPKGGRKGK
- the LOC130393124 gene encoding chloride channel CLIC-like protein 1 — its product is MSQFRVGLRLVVLMCSLAALVRTEEEWLDPYDMLNYDAGTKTMKKQGTKEPTTYPNVPTKRREHAEEDMDCSSQVSALKTEVEDLRKSIASISQQPTCSPVFRRFLTRFLKLIEKVGLPTDNTDSFYNAKVKVTRRGVTEIQKFLESGEIWQQGAMDDVLSQLLIDVKPLDFEAWKWRFEDVFGVEIDTVLKVFLCVLVIAAVICTQLWAVVSWFVQFKRMFAVCFLVSIVWNWFYLYKIEFAQHQSRLAKMDTAYEKCTGMKKIDWTDNLKEWYRTTWTLQDDPCNEYYKDLMVSPFLLVPPSKAFSVTITTFFTEPLKHIGQGISEFLRALLKDLPITLQLPVLITIVLSILVVMYGGVQAMFQHGIMGPLRLRDPPLPPAGAQPQLAQCQPAQPPPAQVQPAQPPPAYLMTPEPQGAGDAPLQRRRVRGANGAVRRRRVQRPRGAEAAAVAAPPRVPVETLGDEGYSQDETDSIEPSLQLSAGEPHAPGDGDSEEYEGEEVDEADEEESLRGATPRTVAHDATKQAEAEAKPSDPKPTVPRAKRQDNVTQGGRGVMTDDRNPAGLPGAAREQSFIVLPEFSSIETVCSPVQETSPTL